The sequence below is a genomic window from Kitasatospora kifunensis.
GGCCTCGGCCATGGCACGGCCGACCGCCAGCCAGGCGTTGCCGTGGTCGCCGAGCTTGAGTAACAGGCTCACCGCGGTCTGGTACGCCGTCGCGAGGAGGCCGGACAGGACCTGATCGCCGCCGCGGGTGGCGTCCTGGGCCTGGCGGAGGTCGGCGATCAGCGGCGGCAGCGCGCCTTCGAGTTCGGCGTACCGGCAGGTGTAGAAGAGCCTCCGGGCCTGGGAGAGCCGGGGCAGCACGTGCCGGTTCGGGCGGGATCGCGGAACACCGTGCAGCATCCTGACCTGCGGATTCATCACCAGGTGATCGATGCTGGCAGCAGCCATCGTGATCACTCTCGGGCTCGTAATGCGTAGGTCGCGGGTTCGAATCCCGCAGGCGGCTCAAGTGAAACCCAACTCCTGCCTTTGATGCGGGAGTTGGGTTTTTTGTTGGCCGTGAAGCCATGATCGGTCCGTTCGCCGAATCTGCCTGGGCGAAGTGCGTCGGTCATTCATTGGTGGCGCTGCGTGAGGGATCTTTTCTGGCCGGGACGGCCGCAGTGCTGCCCGGTGGGTTATACCGAGGGCTCTTGTGCGGTGCTTGTCTCGTTCTCGAGTCCCGGTGCACACACTCCTTCCTTGCCGGGAAAGGACTCCCGGCAAGGAAGGAGAACATCCCCACGATGGGTACTCTGGTGACGAGGAGTGTGCTGAGGCTGCTGGACTCGCCCGCGGTGATCGGGCTGCTGGCCTTCGGGTCGTTCTTCGGGCTGATGGTTCCAGTGGAGATCGGTGAGACGGCGGAGCTGAAGGTGCTGTCCGATCCGGGGCCGGGCCATCCCGAGCGGCTCTGCCCGCAGGAGCCGCTGACCGACTTGGAGCGGCGACTTCAGCGGGAGCTTCAACTCCGTTGACGGGCTGAAGGCGGATCACCTGAGGGCGGGGCGGGGCAGGTGCCCGTTCCGCCCTGGTGACGGTGGCCGGTGCACTGCCCGAACGGGATGCGTGGGGCTCTTCTGATCTTTCCGGGGGTATCCGTGGGTAGCATTTCCCTTGGGCGATGT
It includes:
- a CDS encoding DUF6059 family protein encodes the protein MGTLVTRSVLRLLDSPAVIGLLAFGSFFGLMVPVEIGETAELKVLSDPGPGHPERLCPQEPLTDLERRLQRELQLR